The following coding sequences lie in one Vibrio sp. BS-M-Sm-2 genomic window:
- a CDS encoding helix-turn-helix domain-containing protein: MCVSLILSFIPLKTGSPISKLVLLKLADNADARGVCFPSLNYLAQYCEVSVRTVKRHVNELEKQGFVKRIKRFDDSGRQRSNIYQLRLPSDSHIQQADLDQTNQENTNAEQTGLPPASSEYPQKTELAKKTDHSDTPLGDSRSNTESDHPAHIIFHKEHKTDIPCEEPLNCEDKENATSQTESTNQGSSKSEAVIHLFTKEGSAPIYHEFTTILERTYPKLDVLQELHAMQAWLYINPDKRKPFEHIGHFVNGWLRRSAQAKAKRDSSPVFKQTQAVKPSKKPKSIKAVGSIKAGAPTTASNQAQPIKSNQAESKSQQLTPVSQALADYKAKSTTNPFEARIKALVQSKSLGTDSKQ; this comes from the coding sequence ATGTGTGTTTCTCTAATTCTTTCTTTCATCCCATTAAAAACCGGCTCGCCGATAAGCAAGTTGGTGTTATTAAAATTGGCCGATAACGCCGACGCGCGTGGCGTCTGTTTCCCATCCCTAAATTACTTAGCACAATATTGCGAAGTGTCGGTAAGAACCGTTAAGCGACACGTTAACGAACTCGAGAAACAAGGGTTTGTGAAGCGGATAAAGCGGTTTGATGATTCAGGACGCCAGCGCAGCAATATATATCAGCTGCGCCTACCCAGCGACAGCCACATTCAGCAGGCCGATCTAGACCAAACGAATCAAGAGAACACCAATGCAGAACAAACAGGTTTACCGCCAGCCTCGTCGGAATATCCACAGAAAACAGAGCTCGCAAAGAAAACAGACCATTCAGACACTCCCCTGGGTGACTCAAGATCCAACACGGAGAGTGATCATCCTGCACACATAATCTTTCATAAAGAACACAAAACAGACATTCCTTGTGAAGAGCCCCTTAATTGCGAAGATAAAGAAAATGCTACATCCCAAACGGAAAGTACCAATCAAGGAAGCTCAAAGAGTGAAGCCGTGATTCACCTGTTCACCAAAGAGGGCAGCGCGCCGATTTACCATGAGTTCACCACCATATTAGAGCGCACCTACCCCAAGTTAGATGTGCTGCAAGAACTGCACGCCATGCAAGCGTGGCTGTACATCAACCCCGATAAGCGTAAACCCTTTGAGCACATTGGCCATTTTGTGAATGGCTGGCTCAGAAGAAGCGCCCAAGCTAAGGCGAAGCGAGACTCATCGCCAGTCTTTAAGCAAACACAAGCGGTGAAACCCTCAAAGAAACCTAAATCGATAAAAGCCGTAGGATCAATAAAAGCAGGTGCGCCCACAACAGCTTCAAACCAAGCTCAGCCAATCAAAAGCAATCAAGCAGAAAGCAAATCTCAACAACTCACGCCTGTCTCTCAGGCCCTCGCGGACTACAAAGCCAAAAGCACCACCAACCCGTTCGAAGCGCGTATCAAGGCCCTAGTTCAATCCAAATCGCTCGGCACGGATTCTAAGCAGTGA
- a CDS encoding N-acetylmuramoyl-L-alanine amidase: protein MSNTPPATDRVPHQPLKASTDSQELADSKERASTEERSPSLEPCFSLAPYSFSLVSVLLRLPHCPAFSFITVHCSATPPLQDVDVAEIRRWHKKKGWRDVGYHFVIRRNGDVELGRPLSQTGAHVKGHNKGNIGICLVGGCNAELQPEDNFTLAQRKALFGLMAALQEQFLISDENVKGHKDWGVNKACPVVALRA, encoded by the coding sequence TTGTCAAACACTCCACCAGCAACTGATCGAGTTCCACACCAGCCGTTAAAAGCGTCTACTGATTCACAAGAACTGGCTGACTCGAAAGAGCGGGCTAGCACGGAAGAGCGAAGTCCTTCGTTAGAGCCTTGTTTTTCACTCGCGCCCTACTCCTTCAGTCTGGTTTCGGTTTTACTCCGTTTGCCTCATTGCCCGGCATTCTCATTTATTACGGTGCATTGCAGCGCCACGCCACCACTGCAAGATGTAGACGTAGCCGAGATTCGTCGATGGCATAAAAAGAAAGGCTGGCGTGATGTGGGGTATCACTTTGTTATTCGTCGTAATGGCGATGTCGAACTTGGCAGGCCGCTGTCGCAAACCGGCGCGCATGTGAAAGGCCACAACAAGGGCAATATTGGGATTTGTCTGGTCGGCGGCTGTAATGCCGAGCTGCAACCAGAAGATAACTTCACGCTTGCGCAGCGCAAGGCGTTGTTTGGTTTGATGGCAGCCTTGCAAGAGCAGTTCTTGATTTCAGATGAGAATGTTAAGGGGCATAAGGATTGGGGCGTGAATAAGGCGTGTCCGGTTGTGGCTTTAAGAGCTTGA
- a CDS encoding polysaccharide biosynthesis tyrosine autokinase, whose product MTTQPSQQSHTENSDEIDLGKLLGILLDAKWLIMLTTFAFAVFGIAFALLSTPIYKADALIQIEEKSSGGISSMVGDMGELFSQESSATTEVEIIKSRMILGETVDKFNLTTVTSANYAPIVGKGFARLTGDINHIAVSRFTLPSYASGYEHTIQILDAEKGTYQLVRDDERIILKGQVGELATADDYSLFVAGFESYNDFEFSIAKQSRLEAIEWLKKSLSLSEQGKQTGILKLSFEGENKQQISEILNHISQIYFLQNVKRNSAEAEKSLEFLESHLPGIKSELTGYEDVLNNYRQKNESIDLGLEAQSTLKVMVELEAQLNELTFKESEISQRFTKDHPAYKALLDKRKTLLGEKERLNKQVQKLPKTQREVLRMTRDVEVNQQIYIQLLNKVQELSIIKAGTVGNVRILDDAQAYARAVKPKKPLIVVLTTLLGGMLSVAFVLVKAAFHRGVESPDQIEQIGLPVYAAVPKSDLQIELTNRFKSKKQQTKGTQALLAESNPADLSVEALRGLRTSLHFAMLEAKNNVLMISGPAPGIGKSFISTNFAAVAAKTGQKVLLIDADMRKGYLQQSFGVKWDNGLSDVLSSKQEFAQSVKATPVENLHIITRGQVPPNPSELLMHPRFAELMEWASKEYDLVIVDTPPVLAVTDPSIVGAFAGTTLMVARYGQNTIKEIDVARNRFEQSGIEVKGVIFNAIEKKASSSYGYGYYNYTYSSDKK is encoded by the coding sequence ATGACAACACAACCCTCTCAGCAATCGCATACAGAGAACTCTGATGAGATAGATTTAGGAAAACTGCTTGGCATTCTGCTGGACGCTAAATGGCTAATCATGCTGACCACATTCGCTTTTGCTGTGTTTGGTATTGCGTTTGCATTGCTTTCAACGCCGATATACAAAGCCGATGCACTGATTCAAATTGAAGAGAAGAGCTCTGGCGGTATTTCATCGATGGTCGGTGACATGGGCGAGTTGTTCTCTCAAGAATCTTCTGCGACGACAGAAGTGGAGATCATCAAATCTCGTATGATCTTAGGTGAAACGGTTGATAAGTTTAACCTAACGACGGTGACATCAGCGAACTACGCACCCATCGTCGGTAAGGGTTTTGCTCGCTTAACCGGTGACATCAATCACATCGCAGTGAGCCGCTTTACTTTGCCAAGCTATGCGAGCGGTTACGAACACACGATCCAAATTCTCGATGCCGAGAAAGGCACTTACCAACTGGTTCGTGACGATGAGCGCATTATCTTAAAAGGCCAAGTGGGTGAGCTAGCGACAGCCGATGACTACAGTTTGTTTGTGGCCGGTTTTGAATCGTATAATGATTTTGAATTCTCTATTGCGAAACAAAGCCGACTAGAAGCGATCGAATGGTTGAAAAAATCGTTGTCTCTGTCTGAGCAAGGCAAGCAGACCGGTATTTTGAAGCTGAGCTTTGAAGGTGAAAACAAGCAGCAGATCTCTGAAATCCTCAATCACATTAGCCAGATCTACTTCTTACAAAACGTGAAACGTAATTCAGCAGAAGCAGAGAAGAGCCTAGAGTTCTTAGAGAGCCATCTTCCGGGTATTAAATCAGAGTTAACTGGCTATGAAGACGTACTAAACAATTACCGCCAAAAGAACGAATCGATCGACTTGGGTTTAGAAGCACAATCAACCCTGAAGGTAATGGTAGAGCTTGAAGCGCAATTGAATGAACTGACGTTTAAAGAGAGTGAAATCAGCCAGCGCTTTACTAAAGATCACCCAGCCTACAAAGCCCTGCTTGATAAGCGTAAAACGCTATTGGGTGAAAAAGAGCGCCTAAACAAGCAAGTACAAAAGCTGCCAAAAACACAACGTGAAGTACTGCGTATGACGCGTGATGTTGAAGTAAACCAACAGATCTACATCCAGCTATTGAACAAGGTTCAAGAACTCAGCATCATCAAAGCCGGTACGGTTGGTAACGTTCGTATTTTAGATGACGCTCAAGCCTATGCTCGTGCAGTAAAACCTAAGAAGCCGCTGATTGTTGTATTAACAACACTATTAGGTGGCATGCTAAGTGTCGCGTTTGTATTAGTGAAAGCGGCGTTCCACCGTGGTGTGGAAAGCCCAGATCAAATTGAACAAATCGGCCTTCCGGTTTACGCCGCGGTACCAAAATCTGATTTACAGATAGAGCTAACTAACCGCTTTAAATCGAAGAAGCAGCAAACCAAGGGGACGCAAGCACTGCTTGCCGAATCGAACCCTGCTGATCTTTCGGTTGAAGCACTGCGTGGCCTTCGTACCAGCTTGCACTTTGCGATGCTAGAAGCGAAAAACAACGTCTTGATGATCTCTGGCCCAGCGCCAGGCATCGGTAAGTCATTCATCTCGACTAACTTTGCTGCAGTAGCTGCAAAAACAGGCCAAAAAGTGCTGTTGATTGACGCGGATATGCGTAAAGGCTACCTACAACAAAGCTTTGGTGTGAAATGGGACAACGGCCTTTCTGATGTATTAAGCAGTAAGCAAGAGTTCGCTCAATCTGTTAAAGCCACACCAGTAGAAAACCTACATATTATTACTCGCGGCCAAGTGCCACCCAACCCATCTGAACTGCTGATGCACCCACGCTTTGCTGAGCTAATGGAATGGGCATCAAAAGAGTATGACTTGGTGATTGTCGATACCCCACCTGTACTGGCGGTAACCGACCCAAGTATTGTTGGCGCCTTCGCTGGCACCACATTAATGGTGGCGCGTTACGGCCAAAACACCATTAAAGAGATCGATGTCGCTCGCAACCGCTTCGAGCAATCAGGTATTGAAGTGAAAGGTGTTATCTTCAACGCCATCGAGAAGAAAGCATCAAGCTCGTACGGCTACGGTTACTACAACTACACATATTCTAGCGACAAGAAATAA
- a CDS encoding low molecular weight protein-tyrosine-phosphatase → MFNKILVVCVGNICRSPTGERVLQNLLPNKEVASAGIAAEKSRLIGKPADDTAILIAAENGVDVENHQSQQVTPQLCAQYDLILVMEKGHLEALTQISPEARGKTMLFGQWIGQKDIPDPYRQSREAFEHAYQLIDEAAQAWAKKL, encoded by the coding sequence ATGTTTAATAAAATTTTAGTCGTATGCGTGGGCAACATTTGTCGTTCCCCGACGGGAGAGCGAGTTTTACAAAACTTGCTTCCAAACAAAGAAGTGGCCTCTGCCGGTATAGCTGCTGAAAAAAGCCGTTTAATTGGTAAGCCTGCAGACGATACTGCGATTTTAATTGCCGCTGAAAATGGTGTCGATGTTGAAAATCATCAGTCTCAGCAAGTCACGCCACAGCTTTGTGCACAGTATGACTTGATCTTGGTGATGGAGAAGGGCCATTTAGAAGCGCTCACTCAAATATCGCCAGAGGCACGTGGTAAAACCATGTTGTTTGGTCAGTGGATTGGCCAAAAAGACATTCCTGACCCTTATCGTCAAAGTCGTGAAGCGTTTGAACACGCTTATCAGCTGATTGACGAAGCAGCACAAGCTTGGGCAAAAAAGCTGTAA
- a CDS encoding polysaccharide export protein, giving the protein MKINKNRLLFALIPALLVGCTTPGTHLSTGGKNVIQPSEEQQESDISEVVNVYPLTAQLVSTYQTGTLSVSQANPELDVDIAKYEYKVGVGDILNITIWDHPELTIPAGSYRSSTEAGNWVHADGTIFYPYIGTVEVAGKTVREIRSDIAERLAKYIESPQVDVNVAAFRSKKTYITGEVSKPGQQPITNIPLTLLDAVNRSGGLSEDADWRNVSLTRNGVEENLSLYGLMQRGDLTQNRLLQAGDIVHVPRNDNQKVFVMGEVNDPQLLKIDRVGMSLTEALSNVGGINQLTADATGVFVIRTSDDKSERMADIYQLNMEDASALVIGTEFDLKPYDIVYVTAAPISRWNRVIGQLVPTISGFNDLTEGMLRVRNW; this is encoded by the coding sequence ATGAAGATCAATAAAAATCGTCTCCTTTTCGCGCTTATACCTGCATTGCTTGTAGGGTGTACGACTCCAGGTACTCACCTGTCTACTGGTGGTAAGAATGTGATTCAGCCTTCTGAGGAGCAGCAAGAGTCTGATATTTCTGAAGTGGTGAATGTGTATCCGCTGACGGCGCAGCTAGTATCGACTTACCAAACGGGTACATTGTCGGTGTCACAAGCCAACCCTGAACTCGACGTAGATATCGCAAAGTATGAATACAAAGTCGGTGTGGGTGACATCCTAAACATAACGATCTGGGACCATCCTGAACTGACGATTCCTGCGGGCTCGTACCGTAGTAGCACCGAAGCGGGTAACTGGGTTCATGCAGACGGCACCATCTTCTACCCGTACATTGGTACAGTCGAAGTTGCAGGAAAAACCGTTCGTGAAATTCGTTCTGATATAGCGGAACGTTTGGCTAAATACATCGAAAGCCCTCAAGTCGATGTGAACGTAGCGGCTTTCCGTTCTAAGAAAACCTACATTACTGGCGAAGTGTCTAAACCTGGGCAGCAGCCAATCACTAATATCCCACTAACATTACTGGATGCCGTGAACCGTTCTGGCGGTTTGTCTGAAGATGCTGATTGGCGTAATGTGTCATTAACCCGCAATGGCGTGGAAGAGAATCTTTCGCTTTATGGCTTAATGCAACGTGGTGACCTAACCCAAAACCGCTTACTGCAAGCGGGCGATATTGTTCACGTACCTCGTAACGATAATCAGAAAGTGTTCGTGATGGGTGAGGTGAACGATCCTCAACTACTCAAGATTGATCGTGTTGGGATGAGCCTAACCGAAGCACTCAGCAACGTTGGTGGTATTAACCAGCTGACGGCAGATGCAACGGGTGTGTTTGTGATTCGTACTTCTGATGATAAATCAGAACGCATGGCGGACATCTACCAACTGAATATGGAAGATGCATCTGCATTGGTGATTGGTACCGAGTTTGATTTAAAACCTTACGACATTGTTTACGTAACGGCTGCACCAATCAGCCGTTGGAACCGTGTTATCGGTCAGCTTGTACCGACCATCTCTGGCTTCAACGACCTAACCGAAGGTATGTTGCGCGTTCGTAATTGGTAA
- a CDS encoding YjbH domain-containing protein translates to MKILSYSKNASLIASLSALAIASNAYAVDNLMSSQSYTGAIIVPNAQVMDTGDISYLYGQGVPYKGKTSELDNILFSVGLFDGFEAAGRIVTKTYDCHLYTNVPNYNPNCGNGIRDLSASFKYQLPFVKDWTGFDFAIGVQDFGGAASNFETYYAVADFEPDFVPARFSAGYGKSEVSHGVLNGPFASLEYQPLDFVQLIAEHDSHQFNAGLKVFTPENYLPLDTQLSFQYQFYTSGNADIDIWSVAASAPLMGFSESRRVNELTLEDKIAVEQAHHKFAGMVQLKKALVDEGFLNVRISADDIGLNVALENRRYNRNQVDGVGVALGIISSYVGEGMLQDLGVKNYQQQNIRLFNLVNDMPMMEVITSAPCYREFVKTGEPCKTLLVRTSDVKKSYAKANFDKEVARSGFGRTQVIVSPALYHNTATEYGVFDYSLALATNLYTPLWKGAALDVRHVMPLAESDDFEEGEIWGDNAFENEVDRVLFHQAFQLPYNLTTQFSFGQVYGNFLGFLNETQYASNSGRHILGAEYANFSAQDKYDSRGKAILDATPMIGHYTYSRPEWNWQGKVQAGQFWKGDEGVRVTTSHWLGDVRVDASYQTTKAVGSSEAEDFVTLSIAIPLTLWRDMSPDYVQLRGIDQFVYALQTRVGDSHNNLGTGLGVDTGLQHNIERQYFNRNRIGASYYYENRQRLRNAYLKYLEAVK, encoded by the coding sequence ATGAAAATACTCAGTTATTCTAAAAATGCATCTCTCATAGCATCTCTTAGCGCATTAGCTATCGCTTCTAATGCCTATGCCGTCGATAACTTGATGTCGTCCCAAAGTTATACCGGCGCAATCATTGTGCCTAATGCTCAAGTGATGGACACTGGCGACATCTCTTACCTCTATGGTCAAGGCGTACCATACAAGGGAAAAACCAGTGAGTTAGATAACATATTATTTAGCGTTGGTTTATTCGATGGGTTTGAAGCGGCGGGTCGAATTGTCACAAAAACTTATGACTGTCACCTCTACACAAATGTACCGAACTACAACCCTAATTGTGGTAATGGTATTCGTGATTTGTCGGCATCGTTTAAATACCAGCTTCCTTTCGTTAAAGATTGGACAGGGTTCGATTTTGCCATAGGTGTTCAAGATTTCGGTGGCGCGGCCAGCAACTTTGAAACCTACTATGCGGTAGCCGATTTTGAGCCTGACTTTGTCCCTGCAAGGTTTAGTGCCGGTTATGGTAAATCAGAGGTGAGCCATGGCGTTCTGAACGGGCCCTTTGCCAGCTTAGAATATCAGCCGTTGGATTTTGTACAGCTGATTGCAGAGCACGACTCTCACCAATTTAACGCTGGCTTGAAGGTGTTCACACCAGAAAACTACCTGCCACTGGATACGCAGTTATCTTTTCAATACCAGTTTTACACCAGTGGTAATGCCGATATAGACATTTGGTCTGTGGCTGCATCCGCTCCTTTAATGGGCTTCTCTGAATCTCGCCGAGTGAATGAGTTAACCCTAGAAGACAAGATCGCAGTAGAACAAGCGCATCATAAATTTGCCGGTATGGTTCAACTTAAAAAAGCACTGGTTGATGAAGGCTTTCTTAACGTCAGAATTTCGGCTGATGATATTGGTTTAAACGTAGCACTGGAAAACCGACGTTATAATCGTAACCAAGTGGATGGTGTGGGTGTTGCGTTGGGTATTATCTCTTCCTACGTGGGAGAAGGTATGCTTCAAGACCTCGGGGTTAAAAACTACCAACAACAAAACATTCGCTTGTTTAACTTGGTGAACGACATGCCGATGATGGAAGTGATCACCAGTGCCCCATGTTACCGTGAGTTTGTAAAAACGGGTGAACCTTGCAAAACCCTTCTTGTTCGCACATCAGATGTGAAAAAGAGTTATGCAAAAGCAAACTTTGATAAAGAGGTGGCTCGTTCTGGCTTTGGTCGCACACAGGTCATTGTTTCCCCTGCTTTGTATCACAATACCGCCACAGAATACGGTGTATTTGACTACTCTTTAGCGCTTGCCACTAACCTATATACGCCTCTTTGGAAGGGTGCCGCGTTGGATGTTCGACATGTAATGCCACTGGCAGAGAGTGACGACTTTGAAGAGGGCGAAATTTGGGGTGACAATGCCTTTGAAAATGAAGTTGATAGGGTTCTTTTCCACCAAGCATTCCAATTGCCTTACAACCTCACGACTCAATTCTCATTCGGACAAGTTTACGGAAACTTTTTGGGCTTTTTGAATGAAACGCAGTATGCGAGCAACAGCGGTCGTCACATTCTAGGAGCTGAATACGCCAACTTTTCTGCTCAAGATAAGTACGACTCAAGAGGGAAGGCTATCTTAGATGCGACCCCTATGATTGGCCACTATACCTACTCAAGACCAGAGTGGAACTGGCAAGGTAAAGTGCAAGCCGGTCAATTCTGGAAAGGCGATGAAGGGGTACGCGTAACCACCAGTCATTGGCTAGGTGATGTAAGAGTTGATGCGTCATACCAGACCACAAAAGCAGTAGGCAGCAGTGAAGCCGAAGATTTTGTGACGCTTTCTATCGCGATTCCGCTGACACTATGGCGTGATATGAGCCCTGACTACGTTCAATTGCGTGGTATCGACCAGTTTGTGTACGCTCTACAAACTCGTGTTGGTGATAGCCATAATAATTTAGGCACAGGCTTGGGTGTCGATACTGGCTTACAACACAATATTGAAAGGCAGTACTTCAACCGTAACCGCATCGGTGCGAGTTACTACTATGAAAACAGACAGCGCTTACGCAATGCTTACCTGAAATATTTAGAAGCAGTAAAATAA